A genomic segment from Yimella sp. cx-51 encodes:
- a CDS encoding MerR family transcriptional regulator: MARADVQPAGSQAPAPLEAPLDAASQQVDAGELGYRGPAACRAAGVTYRQLDYWARTGLVEPSVRNPSGSGNHRLYSFRDILVLKVVKRLLDTGVSLQQIRIAVAALRDHGVDDLATITLMSDGASVYECTSDDQVIDLIRGGQGVFGIALGTVWREVEFTLSELPSERPDADTPAEHPGDELRSRRERRKAV; the protein is encoded by the coding sequence ATGGCCCGCGCTGATGTGCAGCCCGCCGGCTCCCAGGCTCCGGCTCCGCTGGAGGCCCCGCTCGATGCTGCCTCGCAGCAGGTCGACGCCGGCGAACTGGGTTACCGCGGTCCCGCCGCCTGCCGTGCCGCTGGCGTCACCTACCGCCAGCTCGACTATTGGGCCCGCACCGGTCTGGTCGAGCCGTCCGTGCGCAACCCCTCTGGCTCGGGCAACCACCGTCTCTACAGCTTCCGCGACATCCTCGTACTGAAGGTGGTCAAGCGGCTGCTCGACACCGGAGTCTCACTGCAGCAGATCCGCATCGCCGTCGCTGCTTTGCGTGACCACGGCGTCGACGACCTCGCCACGATCACCTTGATGTCCGACGGCGCCAGCGTCTACGAATGCACCTCCGACGATCAGGTCATCGACCTCATCCGCGGCGGTCAGGGTGTCTTCGGCATCGCGCTCGGCACCGTCTGGCGCGAGGTCGAATTCACGCTGTCGGAGCTTCCCTCCGAGCGCCCCGACGCCGACACCCCGGCCGAGCACCCCGGCGACGAACTCCGTTCACGCCGCGAGCGCCGTAAGGCAGTCTGA
- a CDS encoding bifunctional nuclease family protein yields MKQVEVLGVRVEMPTNKPIVILRETASGRCVPIWIGAPEAAAIAHVLEGVEPPRPLTHDLMLILVDTLGARLSHVDIVSMDEGVFYAELVLADGRRIDARSSDAIALALRAGTAVYVDDTILDEVGVVMEMEQEDEVEKFREFLDQVSAEDFETAETDEKPDDRD; encoded by the coding sequence GTGAAGCAGGTTGAGGTCTTGGGCGTCCGGGTGGAGATGCCGACGAACAAGCCGATCGTGATTCTGCGGGAGACGGCCAGTGGGCGTTGTGTGCCCATTTGGATCGGAGCGCCCGAGGCCGCAGCGATCGCCCATGTGTTGGAAGGTGTCGAGCCGCCGCGTCCGCTCACCCATGACCTCATGCTGATCCTGGTCGACACCCTGGGCGCGCGCCTGTCGCACGTCGACATCGTCTCGATGGACGAAGGTGTCTTTTATGCCGAGCTCGTACTCGCCGACGGACGCCGGATCGACGCCCGCAGCTCCGACGCCATCGCACTGGCACTGCGTGCGGGCACTGCGGTGTACGTCGACGACACGATTCTCGACGAAGTCGGCGTGGTGATGGAGATGGAACAGGAGGACGAGGTGGAGAAGTTCCGAGAGTTCCTCGACCAGGTCTCCGCCGAGGACTTCGAGACGGCCGAAACCGACGAAAAACCGGACGATCGAGACTGA